In Papio anubis isolate 15944 chromosome 17, Panubis1.0, whole genome shotgun sequence, the following are encoded in one genomic region:
- the KRT34 gene encoding keratin, type I cuticular Ha4 — translation MPYAKPPPTVNSIKGPQRKERLKPAHIHLQQLTCFSITCPSTMSYSCCLPSLGCRTSCSSRPCVPPSCHSHTLPGACNIPANVGNCNWFCEGSFNGSEKETMQFLNDRLASYLEKVRQLERDNAELESLIRERSQQQEPLLCPSYQSYFTIIEELQQKILCAKAENARLVVNIDNAKLASDDFRSKYQTEQSLRRLVESDINSIRRILDELTLCKSDLESQVESLREELICLKKNHEEEVNTLRSQLGDRLNVEVDAAPAVDLNQVLNETRSQYEALVETNRREVEQWFATQTEELSKQVVSSAEQLQSYQAEIIELRRTVNALEIELQAQHNLRNSLENTLTESEARYSSQLSQLQSLITNVESQLAEIRCDLERQNQEYQVLLDVRARLECEINTYRSLLESEDCKLPCNPCATTNASGNSCGPCGTSQKCCCN, via the exons ATGCCGTATGCCAAGCCCCCACCCACCGTTAATAGTATAAAAGGACCGCAGAGGAAGGAGAGACTCAAACCTGCCCACATCCACCTCCAGCAGCTTACCTGCTTTTCCATTACCTGTCCCAGCACCATGTCTTACAGTTGTTGCCTGCCCAGCCTGGGCTGCCGCACCAGCTGCTCCTCCCGGCCCTGTGTGCCCCCCAGCTGCCACAGCCACACGCTGCCGGGGGCCTGCAACATCCCTGCCAATGTGGGCAACTGCAACTGGTTCTGCGAGGGCTCCTTCAATGGCAGTGAGAAGGAGACCATGCAGTTCCTGAACGACCGTCTGGCCAGCTACCTGGAGAAGGTGCGTCAGCTGGAGCGGGACAACGCGGAGCTGGAGAGCCTCATCCGGGAGCGGTCCCAGCAGCAGGAGCCCTTGCTGTGCCCCAGCTACCAGTCCTACTTCACGATCATCGAGGAGCTCCAGCAGAAG attcTGTGTGCCAAGGCTGAGAATGCCAGGCTGGTGGTGAACATTGACAATGCCAAGCTGGCCTCTGATGACTTCAGAAGCAA GTACCAGACAGAGCAGTCCCTGAGGCGGCTGGTAGAGTCGGACATCAACAGCATACGCAGGATCCTGGATGAGCTGACCCTCTGCAAGTCCGACCTGGAGTCCCAGGTGGAGTCCCTGAGAGAGGAGCTGATCTGCCTGAAGAAGAACCATGAGGAG GAGGTCAACACCCTGCGCTCCCAGCTTGGAGACCGCCTCAACGTGGAGGTGGACGCTGCCCCTGCTGTGGACCTGAACCAGGTCCTGAACGAGACCAGGAGTCAATATGAGGCCCTGGTGGAAACCAACCGCAGGGAAGTGGAGCAATGGTTCGCCACGCAG ACCGAGGAGCTGAGCAAGCAGGTGGTATCCAGCGCAGAGCAGCTGCAGTCCTACCAGGCGGAGATCATCGAGCTGAGACGCACGGTCAACGCCCTGGAGATCGAGCTGCAGGCCCAGCACAACCTG CGAAACTCTCTTGAAAACACGCTGACGGAGAGCGAGGCCCGCTACAGCTCCCAGCTGTCCCAGTTACAGAGCCTGATCACCAACGTGGAGTCGCAGCTGGCGGAGATCCGCTGTGACCTGGAGCGGCAGAACCAGGAGTACCAGGTGCTGCTGGATGTGCGTGCCCGGCTGGAGTGTGAGATCAACACGTACCGGAGCCTCCTGGAGAGCGAGGACTGCAA GCTCCCCTGCAACCCATGCGCCACCACCAATGCTAGTGGCAACTCCTGTGGACCCTGTGGCACCTCTCAAAAGTGTTGCTGTAATTGA